DNA sequence from the Planctomicrobium piriforme genome:
TTGCCGAAGCCCGTGAGGCCCTGGGAACTCTGAATGGCATCGGGCAAACCCTGCCCGATCCTCAACTCTTGCTGCGACCATTGCAAGCTCGCGAAGCGATCGCCTCGTCCAGCATTGAAGGCACCTTTGTCACTCCGCAGGAGTTACTCGCTTACGAACTGGAACCGAGCGAACCCAATTCCAAATCGGAGAAACGAGCCGATTGGCAAGAGGTCAATAACTATCAGCGTGCGCTGGAGTCGGGTTGCGAGATGCTTTCGCAGGTCGGTTTTTCGAACCATCTCATCCGCAGCATGCACTCGATTCTGATGCAGGGAGTTCGCGGAGTCGACAAGTCGCCCGGGGAGTTTCGTCGCGGACAGGTTCAAATTGGATCCAGCGGACGGTTCATTCCGCCCCCGCCAGAGCACGTCGTTGCTCTGATGGATCAACTCATCCAATTTACGAAACAAACAGACGACGAACTCGATCCGCTCATCAAGAGTTTTCTCATTCACTATCAGTTTGAGACCATCCATCCATTCTCCGACGGCAATGGCCGAGTCGGCCGGGCGCTGCTGGCGCTGATGGTGTATCACTGGCATCGCCATGCCCATCCCTGGCTTTACCTGAGTGCTTTCTTCGAGAGATACAAAGACGAATACATCGACAATCTCTTCAAGGTCAGCACCACCGGCAATTGGACCGAGTGGCTGACGTTTTGCCTGCATGGAACAATCGCCCAGGCCAAAGACTCGATTTTGCGCTGTAACCTGTTCAGGTCACTGAAAGAGAGATTTCACAGCCGCGTCACAAAACCCTCGAAGCGGACGCACAAACTCATCGAGAGCCTCTTCAAAAAGCCGATTCTGACCATTCCCAGCGTCGCGGCGCAATTCAACGTCTCTTACCCGACCGCGAAGCGAGAGATTGAATTGCTCGTACAACTCGGCATCTTGCAAGAAATCAAATTCTCCTATCCCCAGTTGTATACGACGCCCGAAATCATGCGGATTGCGTATTCCGATCACCCCTCGGCAACTTCTAGCTCATGAATTCTGCTGCGATTCTGTTCTCCCTGAATCCACCTCGACGAGACTGAACTGGAATGGCAAAATAAACACACCGCTAATGAGGTCTGAACATGACGCTTCGAGAACAAATCGCACAGCAGGCAATGTCGCTGTCCGTCGAGGATCGGGAGTACGTCGCGGACGTTCTTGAGAGAAGTCTGTCGTCCGAGACGCCCTTGTCGTCTGACGTGGCCGAAGCCTGGTCGCAGGAGATCGAACGTCGCATTACTGCCTATGACCGCGGCGAATCCACGGCTGTCGAGTTCGATGTCGCCATGACTTCGCTTCGCAACGCTCTCGCATCACGCCGAGCGAATCAGACCCGGTGATCGCCTCCAATAAACAGCACAAACGGTTTCACCCGTTCCGAACCCATTTTCTTCCTCGCGGGTCCAGCCTAAACTGGACCCGACATGACGGAATCGACGCAGCCATCGCTGGAGGAACTGGAAGACCGCATCGCGCGCACGATGCTTTCCGACCGGCACCGCCTGCGCCGCGGGTTGTCTGCGGTGCGGCATCTGCAACAGCAGCAGAAGCCCTTTGATCGCAGCCTGAGCAAGCTGCTGAATGACATCGAGCCCTCCGCCCAGCGCTACCAGCGACGGGCAGAAGGCCTGCCGAAGCTCGAATATGATCCGCTCCTGCCGATCTTCGAGAAAAAAGAGGAGATCATCGCGGCGCTGGCCGAGCATCAGGTGATCGTCGTCTGCGGTGAAACCGGGTCCGGCAAATCGACCCAACTGCCAAAAATCTGCCTCGAAGCCGGCCGCGGGATCGGCGGACTGATTGGTCATACGCAGCCCCGTCGAATCGCTGCCCGTTCGGTTGCCGCGCGCGTCGCCGAAGAATTGAACTCTCGCATCGGCGATGCGGTCGCCTTCAAGATCCGCTTTACCGACACCACGTCGCCGAGAACGCTCATCAAGCTGATGACCGACGGCGTGCTGCTGGCCGAATCACAGTCCGACACGTTTCTCAACCAGTACGACACGGTCATCATCGACGAAGCGCACGAACGGTCGCTGAATATCGATTTCCTGCTGGGCTACCTCAAGCGAATACTTCCGCAACGGCCTGAACTACGGGTCATCATCACGTCAGCCACGATCGACGCCGAGCGTTTCGCCGCCTTTTTTGGAAGCGAAGCCCGGCCTGCCCCCGTGATTGAAGTCTCCGGCCGCACTTATCCCGTCGAGATTCGCTATCGGCCCCCCCAGGCAGAAGAAGACGAAGAGGTCGACTACCAACGGGCCGTCGCCGAAGCCTGTGAAGACCTGATGATCGAAGGGCCAGGCGACATTCTCGTCTTCATGCCGACCGAGCGCGATATCCGCGAAACGACTAGGGTTCTCCAAGGCCGACATCTCACGGAGGGCAATCGTGTTGAAATCGTCCCACTCTTCGGACGATTGTCGGAACAGGAGCAAAATCGGGTCTTCGCCCCGCACTCCGGTCGGCGAATTGTCATCGCCACCAACGTCGCGGAATCTTCGCTGACGGTGCCCGGAATCATCTACGTCATCGATCCCGGCACTGCCCGCATCAGCCGGTTCTCCTCGACATCGCAAGTGCAGCGACTGCCGGTCGAACCCGTCTCGCAGGCCTCAGCCAATCAACGGGCCGGACGCTGCGGACGCATTGCACCCGGCATCTGCGTGCGGCTCTATTCCGCTGAAGACTTCGCCGGACGCGACGCCTATACCCCGCCTGAAATTCTGCGGACGAACCTGGCGTCGGTACTGTTGCAGATGAAGGCCCTGCACCTGGGCCGCATTGAAGACTTCCCGTTTCTCGATCCTCCCAGTCCCACGGCAGTGCGGTCCGGACTCAAGACACTCTTTGAACTGAATGCAATCGACGACCAGGAGAATCTCACAGCACATGGCAAGTCGATGGCGAGGCTGCCGGTTGATCCTCGAATCGGACGCATGATTCTCGCCGCGGCGGACGAACACTGCCTGGAAGAGCTGCTCATCATTGCCGCCGCACTTGAACAGCGCGATGCCCGCGAGCGGCCTCTTGACAAGCAACAAGCCGCCGACGCCGCACATGTGAAGTTCAAGCACGAGCGATCCGACTTCATGTCGCTGCTCAAGCTGTGGGATTTCTATACCGACCTGGACGACAAGCTTTCGAACAGCAAGCTCCGCAAGGCCTGCCAGCAGAACTTCCTCTCCTACAACCGCATGCGGGAATGGAAAGACCTGCACCGCCAACTGCGCGAGATCGTCATCGATCACGGCATCAAGCCGACCGATCGCCGCAACGACGAACAGGCGATTCACCGCGCCATTCTCACCGGCACGTTGTCGAACCTGGCCCAGCGAGGGGAGACGCACGAGTACACCGGCGCAGGCGGGCAGAAGCTCTTCCTATGGCCTGGCTCCGTCGCATTCGAAGGCAAACCGAAATGGGTCATCGGCGCTGAACTGGTCGAGACCACCCGACGCTTCATTCGCATGGTCGGGCCGATTCAACCGCAATGGGTTGAAAAGGCAGCGGAGCATCTCGTCAAGCGGACCTACAGCGAGCCGCACTGGAGTTCCAAGCAGGGTTCCGTCATCGCCCTCGAAA
Encoded proteins:
- a CDS encoding Fic family protein encodes the protein MDRKLFQNRIPGELIQITFPRKDWAFIPAPLPPVWEFDNSLWPMIAEAREALGTLNGIGQTLPDPQLLLRPLQAREAIASSSIEGTFVTPQELLAYELEPSEPNSKSEKRADWQEVNNYQRALESGCEMLSQVGFSNHLIRSMHSILMQGVRGVDKSPGEFRRGQVQIGSSGRFIPPPPEHVVALMDQLIQFTKQTDDELDPLIKSFLIHYQFETIHPFSDGNGRVGRALLALMVYHWHRHAHPWLYLSAFFERYKDEYIDNLFKVSTTGNWTEWLTFCLHGTIAQAKDSILRCNLFRSLKERFHSRVTKPSKRTHKLIESLFKKPILTIPSVAAQFNVSYPTAKREIELLVQLGILQEIKFSYPQLYTTPEIMRIAYSDHPSATSSS
- a CDS encoding addiction module protein, producing MTLREQIAQQAMSLSVEDREYVADVLERSLSSETPLSSDVAEAWSQEIERRITAYDRGESTAVEFDVAMTSLRNALASRRANQTR
- the hrpA gene encoding ATP-dependent RNA helicase HrpA, which translates into the protein MTESTQPSLEELEDRIARTMLSDRHRLRRGLSAVRHLQQQQKPFDRSLSKLLNDIEPSAQRYQRRAEGLPKLEYDPLLPIFEKKEEIIAALAEHQVIVVCGETGSGKSTQLPKICLEAGRGIGGLIGHTQPRRIAARSVAARVAEELNSRIGDAVAFKIRFTDTTSPRTLIKLMTDGVLLAESQSDTFLNQYDTVIIDEAHERSLNIDFLLGYLKRILPQRPELRVIITSATIDAERFAAFFGSEARPAPVIEVSGRTYPVEIRYRPPQAEEDEEVDYQRAVAEACEDLMIEGPGDILVFMPTERDIRETTRVLQGRHLTEGNRVEIVPLFGRLSEQEQNRVFAPHSGRRIVIATNVAESSLTVPGIIYVIDPGTARISRFSSTSQVQRLPVEPVSQASANQRAGRCGRIAPGICVRLYSAEDFAGRDAYTPPEILRTNLASVLLQMKALHLGRIEDFPFLDPPSPTAVRSGLKTLFELNAIDDQENLTAHGKSMARLPVDPRIGRMILAAADEHCLEELLIIAAALEQRDARERPLDKQQAADAAHVKFKHERSDFMSLLKLWDFYTDLDDKLSNSKLRKACQQNFLSYNRMREWKDLHRQLREIVIDHGIKPTDRRNDEQAIHRAILTGTLSNLAQRGETHEYTGAGGQKLFLWPGSVAFEGKPKWVIGAELVETTRRFIRMVGPIQPQWVEKAAEHLVKRTYSEPHWSSKQGSVIALEKVTLFGLVVVPRRECRYGHIDPKISRELFIQHALVEGDFQTSGEFFKHNSELKSELEDWQAKLRQGLQFLGEEAEFDFYDQRIPADVFDGPRFEQWRKTAEAEQPRLLFLSREDLVTETDSAPRAAAFPDQIRIGTMQLPVEYHLEPGTEDDGVTLLVPPEGLNQLSEENLNWLVPGLLEEKVAALIKTLPKTLRTLFVPVPETAAQVTRKLAYGKGDLLAQLSEVLRQHSGEYVPVTEFDLARLPDHLRFNVRVVDPKGKTIAAGRDIAALKQQAQAQSSQTIQQITDQKWHRDNITSWNFGDLPEQIQLNRGGVTVVAFPMLVDQGTSITLRLADSRFESESRTKQALNRLFLLSDEKKLAEQIKHFPKIDPLCMQALPLPDGKQFRQQLTLALAAAALFRNTAIPRSENEWNARLKQARGLVPVVVQDLGGIVGPLLTEASQVRRLINGQHPPALAPLIDDLRQQYAQLFAPGYLSETPLGWLQYYPRYLQTMQHRFAKATSGGFQKDRKHQEQLDPYWKRYLQQRERLGADWRLSPQRVLYRFLLEEFRVSLFAQQLRTAVPVSEKRLNEVWREIA